The genomic DNA ACAGGGAGGTGGTGAATGTGTTTCCCAACTGCAGATGGTAACAGGTCTATAAGCATAAAGTCATCATGTAACTTAAAGAAACCTTACCCTCGGTGAAAACGCCCACAGATCAGCAAGAAAGAGACTAACAATTTGGTAGAAAAATGAGGCTAGGATATAAACAGTTCATAGGAAAGGACACTTGATATCATTTCTGATTAGAGAGAGAAACTGGGTAGCTAAGAGCAGGGGTGGGAGAGAAACTTTATAGTATTTTCCTCTGTCGCTTTTGAATTTTAAGCCATATGAatggatgttttaaaaaaaattgtgattaaagtataatttttttaaaggagaaattttGGAGTCACTTAACTTGTAAGAAAAAGGTTATCTTTTGTAATAAGAATAGTGTTCTTCCTATTTGCTCTAGATTTTAAGTTTGAGTTGGCATATATCTGGTTTTCTTAGGGCAGAGCCCACTCTACTAGACCTATTTAACCCCATGACAGAGCCTAGAAGGAACAGGTGTAATAGAAGACGGCATTTATGGCAAGAAGGTTGATCAAGTTCTCCATTAGAATTCGAACCAGATCtaatgccttttctttccttgtttaaGAACGGCCCGGGATGTTGGACTTCACGGGCAAGGCCAAGTGGGATGCCTGGAATGAGCTGAAAGGTAATTGTTCTAATCAATTTCCTTCATTTGTGAAACCCGGTATGAAGACTTCATTCCTTTACACttaaaggaagaggagaggaaacaaAGTCAATGGGGCACGTGTGGGAAACCAGCCTGACCTGTGccagaatgggaaaaaactgggcCACCTACTTTTTTTCCTAACACTCTTTATGCCTTTTCTAAAAGCACCATCTCTGAGCAGAGTATCACTtagagaggaggggctgggaatCAGGCCACTGAAAAATAGTTTGGGAAATGATGTAGTTGGCGTGGGCTTCGGATGTATTCAGAATAAGGGGTGGTTTCCTGTCTGCAGCTCCCTCTCCCCTACAAGGCCAGGCGGTAACCCCCTAACCCCAGTGGCCCTCCCCAGTTCCCTCCTAGCCAGAAGGGTACATAAAAGAAGGGAATGAGCTAATACATGGCCTGCCACTGGCATCGTAGGCTCAGTGAATGGAGCCATTATATGCTAAGCACCAGCAGCCAAGAAGTATCCAAGCTCGTACTTAATCACGTGCCACCTGCAGCAGCAAGACCCAAGAGTTGGCACCAAAACTCCTGGCAGCATTGGCGTTCCCGCTGGCTAGTTTCTGAATAAGCCCTCTGTCTTTCTGCATATGAGCAATCCTTGAATTCAGAAAGGGTTACAATACAATAAACACACTCCTAGGATCTGCAAGTAACTGGGAAGGGAATGCCCGTCTGCCTGGCCATTTTCATGGGACATTTCCATACCATCCTCAGGCCCCATACTCTCCAGTGCTCCACAACAAGCTCTGAGTTccagagggtctctctctttcaccaCAGAATCCAGGAAACTGGGTGTCACTGTCTCTGAGGGATACCTTCAGTGTCCTTTCTACTGCAGCAAGAAGACAAAGATTTGCCTCATGCCCCTCCAAGAAGCAGCCACTTTTGCTCAGAGTTCCTGAAACTTTTCTCATAGCCTCCCTCTGGGGAGAAGAAGGTGCCTGACTTTGCTTTTTCACTGCCAGCTTAACAGCTCTGGGAGATAGGAGCCCAACAGAGACACGGAAAAGGCCAAAGCCAATGTCAGCCACGAGAGTTAACAGGACCAGTAAAGTCACCACAGTGACAGTTTCCTGCCTGTCTGGAGAGTGGCACCTCTCCCCTGAGGCTCACACTGGCCATTCCCCCGGGACAGGTGGGGGATGCAGGTGTCCAGTAGATGGGCAACAGGTCTTGGCCAGCCCCACCAGGCTTtctgagcacagtggcttatagAGCATTCACTTCGGGCCAGGTTCCATGGATACCGTCTCCTCCAACATGTAATTAGTAGAATCTGAACTTTGTAAGTGAGAAACTGAGCCTCGGAGAGTTACAGCAGAGCTGCCTGGGGCTCTGGAGGCTGCTTATTTCCTACCATGCTGCCTCCCTGACAAATAATCCTATCGATTCCTTACAGGGACTACCAAGGAAGATGCCATGAAAGCTTACATCAGCAAAGTAGAAGAGCTAAAGAAAAAATACGGGATATGAGTGACTGGATTTGGTTATTAGGCCATGTGTTTCTCCTAAACTTAGACAATGCCTTGTTTTTTCTAATACCGTGGATGGTGGGAATTCgggaaaataaccagttagccCAGCTACTCAAGGCTGCTCACCATACGGCTCTAACAAATTAGAAGCTAAAACGATTACTGACCTTCCTTgagtagtttttatctgagatcaATTAAAAGTGTATTTGTTACTTTAAATAACTTTAGTGATTTGAGTTCTTGAGATGACTTACTCTGTCTGACCTCAGCCTTGCTTCCTTTTTCTAAAGACCTCTGGTAGTGCTTCAGCCACGTACCTGGTAGAGTATGAGGCAGGCAGTCCTGCCCTGCACCCTGGCCCAGGGTGTGCTGGCCCtttgtggggaggaggaggatggtaGATGTGGCCTTTCTCACCTCCTTCCCAGTTCAGCCACActgaggaaaatgaggcagacTGACTGAGACCACAGTCTGCAGGTACTTCTGTCGGGGATGTTCCTGCCCCAGGCCCTGTGCGAGGCAGGGTTTACAGTGTCTGAGGTTTGTTTGAGGCTCAGCTGGTCCCTGATTCCAGAGTGCACGAGCCAGGGTGGAAACCCTCATGAGGAATGGAGTGTGAACCTGACAGGAGGCGTTCCCCAAGTCCCAGGGGAAGCCACAGACAGCTGTCTGGGCAACAGTCAGCGGGCAAGGGGTATGTCCTCTGCAGGCAGCAGGGAGAAGAATCCTGGGAGCTTGCAGAGGAGAAAGGCTGGAGCTTGACTCTGGAGGACGTAGGAAGTAGGTTGTTGAAAAGTAATAACGAAGAAAAGGAGACAGCTCTCTAGACCCTTCTTGCCAGATGTTCCCCTCCAGCTCTTGGATTTACAATCCCGCTGCCCTTTGCGGTGGGGATCATACCTCAATATTGTATAATGGGGATTACTGTGCCCATTATTTGAGTGAGGACATGAAGGCTCAGAGGTGATTTAACTGGATCCAAGCCCAGGGCTTACTGGCCGGGAGGGCCCTGTTTGTCCCCCTCCACCACGTTCCCTCTCATGGCCCCTGGCTGCCACTTAGTCTGCATCTCTGCTGTGTCGCAGCAAGTGACATCTGTCTCTCTGGGCTAGCGTAAGGTGCTGGTGTGAAATCTGTCCCTTGACTGTGCAGCTCATTCCAGAAGAGTGGCTTAGACAATGAGGTCCCACTTCCAAAGCTGGAGTGAGGCACAGATGAGAGAGATTTTTAGGCACCTCAGGTGACTAGGTCATAGCTGGTTCGGGAGATGCCCTCCCCCCTCACTAGCAAGTACTTtactggtttctcagaaagtactGTTTGTGCAGTTCTGAGAGCACCAGCAGCCTGGGGCTGCACCTGCTCCTGTGGCTCCCACAGGAGTCCTTGTACCACCCAGGGCTGGCTCACAGGGTGTCGCTTGGGGACAAATTATCGGGGGAACCTGCCCCTAATGTTTCAACATACGTTCTATTTTCCATGAGTGTCAGCCAGCTGAGAactaaagggaaagagtacaaagagaggaattttacagctgggccgccaggggtgacatcacatatcggtaggacagtgatgctccctgagcctcaaaccagcaagttttttattaagggtttcaaaaggggaggggatgTAAAacaggtacaaagatcacatgcttcaaaaggtaaaaagcagaactactaataaaggtctaacaaagatcacatgcttctgagggaacaggacaaagggaaaaagcagaactactgat from Piliocolobus tephrosceles isolate RC106 chromosome 11, ASM277652v3, whole genome shotgun sequence includes the following:
- the DBI gene encoding acyl-CoA-binding protein isoform X1, giving the protein MSQAEFEKAAEEVKHLKTKPADDEMLFIYGRYKQATVGDVNTERPGMLDFTGKAKWDAWNELKGTTKEDAMKAYISKVEELKKKYGI